Genomic segment of Salvia hispanica cultivar TCC Black 2014 chromosome 2, UniMelb_Shisp_WGS_1.0, whole genome shotgun sequence:
AAGATTAACTTTGAGAGTTGCAAGGAAAACACCCGAGTTGCTTTGTCCAGCAGTGTCCACACCCAATGAATTCAAATCTCTCTCTGATATAGATGACCAGAGGTTCCTCCGAAGGTATGTTGGAGCAATAAATTTCTACAAAAAGAATCCATCCATGGAAGGGAAAGATCCGGTGAAGATTATTCGTGAGGCTATTGCCAAAGCCTTGGTCTTTTACTACCCGTTGGCTGGGCGGTTGAGGGAACACACTGGTCGGAAGCTCGTCGTTGAATGCACCGGCCAAGGGGTAGTGTTCGCCGAGGCTGACGCGGATGCAACGCTGCAGCATTTCGGAGAGAATGCCCTTTATCCACCCTTCCCCAACTTGGATGGCATTTCTCTTCATATGCCAAATGACCTTGGAATATTTCTTGATATTCCACTTATGTTCATTCAGGTAATTAACGACTTACTGAATCTGTTTAGACAATCTTCCTTATGCATCATTCTCAATTCTTAACatgatttattattctaaTTGGATCTTTCCACTGATACATTAATTGGATCCTTTTGTCTCctaaaaatagagattttgGGGACGACATGAGTTTCGGCGTTAAATTGGTGCAGTGTGAGAGAAAGTAAAAGTGgttgaaatattgttagtggacAGCGATATCCAAGTCATTAGAGCAACCGCAACGCAACTCGTTGCTGGCTCTGACTCATCTCACTAAGACGAGGCAGCATCGAGCCAGCGTTGCGGACGCTTCGTCTCGTAAAGGGGCTCGCTATTGGTAAGTTGGCGAGACAACGAGGTTGTGGGTTCAAACCCCAATGCACAATCAAAGCTTAGCCTATGAATTTTAAAGACACATATACCAGTAGACTAAACTTTGATCTTCAAAAAATTGGGATAATAGTCATTTATGTAATACCctatacttttaaaattattttttattatcagTTTATTTAGGGATAATAGTCattcaaattatgaaaattgatcaaattccAATCAATACAATTACTTTTggtagtataattaaatacaaagaCTTGCACAGGTCACACGGCTAAAATGTGGGGGATTTATCTTTTCAAACTACTTCAATCACACAGTGTGTGACGGTGTCGGCCTTTCCCAATTTCTCTCCGCCGTGGGTGAACTTGCTGGCGGAGCCGCGTTCCCTTCTATCCAACCAGTTTGGGACCGACATCTTCTCAGCGCCAGCCAGCCGCCGCGCGTGTCGTTCGCACATCATGAATATGATGTCAGTACAAGTGGTGGAACCCTTGTCTCGCTTGATACGATGGAGGAACGCTCCTTTTTCAGCTCTGCCAAAATCTCTGCCCTCCGTTGCAGCCTGCCACCGCATCTCCAACGCTGCTCCAAATTCGACATCGTGGCAGGCTGCGTATGGCGCTGCCAGACAATTGCTCTCTCTCCCGAACCCGACGAAGAGATAAGATTCTCAGTGTTTATTGATAACCGAAAGCTAATGAAACCACAACTTCCAATGGGGTAATGATAGTATGATACATAAATCTATTATAACCACATTCTAATCGTATAACTAGAGATCAAATCTAAACCACTAGATTCAAAGACTGAGATTGGttggattttaaaaacattGAGTTTAGTAGAAGTGTGTTTTGGTAAAATTGTCGGTTTTACACATCGTATGAACTAAAACGCCATTAAGATAAATCATTTCCAATACAAAATGTCCTAAATCGTAATATAAAATGATCCCCGGGTTTTGAAAACACAATGTTCATTTTAAGAACGTTTTGGTTCACTCTATGGGtaaaattgtttgttttaccCCTCATATGAACTAAAACGctctttaaatgaattttgtgtttttaaattcataaatttttaaactcaatttcatccttcattttttttatccagtGGATGAGATTTGATCTTTAGATATGCGCTAAAAGGGGGAatctttttcattgttttgcAACAGTGTTAATTCCTAATTAATATGCATCAGGTACTATGGCAACGCTATAGCATTTCCGGTGGTAGTGACTACAGCCGGTGAGTTGTCCAAGAATCCGCTGCACTACGCGGTGGAGTTGGTGAGAAAGGCAAAACGCGAAGTAGTGACTGATGAGTACCTGAGATCAGTGGCGGGTCTAATGGTGATGCGAGATCGCCCTAGTATGACGGAAGCAAACACTTATGTGGTGTCTAATATGACGCATGTGGGTTTCGAGCAAATGGATGTCGGGTGGGGCACTGCAGAATACGGTGGGATGTCTCAAGGAATTTATAGGCCGACCGATAATATTCAAATAGCTTGGTACTCTGCC
This window contains:
- the LOC125204947 gene encoding benzyl alcohol O-benzoyltransferase-like — its product is MHIKGFVPRHVIMASTKRLTLRVARKTPELLCPAVSTPNEFKSLSDIDDQRFLRRYVGAINFYKKNPSMEGKDPVKIIREAIAKALVFYYPLAGRLREHTGRKLVVECTGQGVVFAEADADATLQHFGENALYPPFPNLDGISLHMPNDLGIFLDIPLMFIQVTRLKCGGFIFSNYFNHTVCDGVGLSQFLSAVGELAGGAAFPSIQPVWDRHLLSASQPPRVSFAHHEYDVSTSGGTLVSLDTMEERSFFSSAKISALRCSLPPHLQRCSKFDIVAGCVWRCQTIALSPEPDEEIRFSVFIDNRKLMKPQLPMGYYGNAIAFPVVVTTAGELSKNPLHYAVELVRKAKREVVTDEYLRSVAGLMVMRDRPSMTEANTYVVSNMTHVGFEQMDVGWGTAEYGGMSQGIYRPTDNIQIAWYSAFKDGFMVPVSLPLESMKVFEKHLQVMMTTAPTSSSL